A part of Muntiacus reevesi chromosome 12, mMunRee1.1, whole genome shotgun sequence genomic DNA contains:
- the LOC136145067 gene encoding large ribosomal subunit protein eL39-like: MSSRKTFRIKRFLAKKQKQNRPIPQWIRMKTGNKIRYNSKRRHWRRTKLGL, from the coding sequence ATGTCTTCTCGCAAGACTTTCAGGATCAAGCGATTCCTGGCCAAGAAGCAAAAACAGAATCGTCCCATTCCTCAATggattcgaatgaaaactggCAATAAAATTAGGTACAACTCCAAGAGAAGACATTGGAGAAGAACCAAGCTGGGTCTATAA